One Cardinium endosymbiont cEper1 of Encarsia pergandiella genomic region harbors:
- a CDS encoding UDP-N-acetylmuramoyl-tripeptide--D-alanyl-D-alanine ligase, whose protein sequence is MVAIETLYQKYLTARSVTTDSRYFAPGALFFAIRGPHFNGNAFAAEALAKGACYVIIDDPAYAKPSSAYILVKDSLATLIQLAGYHRAQYSPLFPVIAITGSYGKTTTKELIYHTLRTTYRTVATKGNLNTAIGVALTILSLQQNTQIAVIEMGATQLGDITLCCNLARPTHGMITAIGAAHLEGFGSIKGVIQGKGELYDYLYNTGGTVFLNTLMPLLSRISRPFNQPITYPQPSDFAPLELVGEKPYLHCKTSEGEIFATHLLGKAHIHNIAAALCVAKYFNVPTATAHAAIQAYVPTNQRMQLVIKGSNQLIIDSYNASPASVQTALDALLQLKVPYRIVILGDMTDLGSQTTAWHNKVVEQLCQPHYDRVLLCGPFLTLAAHQRPHTKMYCFPNKETLAVYLDRHTFEHSGILLKAAHNLAMHTLAERLKEP, encoded by the coding sequence ATGGTTGCTATAGAAACCCTTTATCAGAAATATCTAACAGCGCGGTCTGTCACCACAGATAGCCGCTATTTTGCACCAGGTGCACTTTTTTTTGCCATTCGGGGCCCTCACTTTAATGGGAATGCTTTTGCTGCAGAAGCGCTAGCAAAAGGCGCCTGTTATGTAATTATAGATGATCCTGCCTATGCGAAGCCATCATCTGCTTATATCTTAGTTAAGGATAGTCTTGCTACGCTTATCCAATTGGCTGGTTACCATAGGGCTCAATATAGTCCTCTTTTTCCAGTTATAGCCATAACGGGCTCTTACGGTAAAACCACTACCAAAGAGCTTATCTATCACACCTTGCGGACCACTTACAGAACAGTAGCCACCAAAGGCAACTTAAATACCGCTATTGGAGTCGCTTTAACGATTTTGTCCCTACAACAGAATACACAAATAGCAGTTATAGAAATGGGTGCTACCCAATTAGGTGATATTACTTTATGTTGCAACCTAGCACGACCTACACATGGTATGATTACCGCTATTGGAGCTGCTCATCTTGAAGGATTTGGGAGTATAAAAGGTGTTATCCAAGGCAAAGGCGAGTTATATGATTATCTATATAATACAGGTGGTACTGTTTTTTTGAACACCTTAATGCCTCTATTGTCTAGAATAAGCAGACCATTTAATCAACCAATTACCTATCCCCAACCCAGTGACTTTGCACCACTGGAGTTGGTTGGTGAGAAGCCCTACCTACATTGTAAAACCTCAGAAGGGGAGATTTTTGCGACCCATTTATTGGGGAAAGCCCATATACACAATATAGCAGCAGCGCTCTGTGTAGCCAAATACTTTAATGTACCTACTGCAACAGCCCACGCAGCCATTCAAGCTTATGTTCCTACCAATCAACGGATGCAATTAGTGATTAAAGGAAGCAATCAATTAATTATAGATAGCTACAATGCCAGTCCTGCTTCTGTTCAAACGGCTCTTGATGCATTGTTGCAATTAAAGGTACCATACCGTATCGTTATATTAGGTGATATGACTGATTTAGGCAGTCAGACTACTGCTTGGCATAACAAAGTGGTTGAACAGCTTTGCCAACCCCATTATGATCGCGTACTACTATGTGGTCCTTTTTTAACCCTTGCAGCCCACCAACGACCCCATACGAAAATGTACTGTTTTCCCAATAAAGAAACATTGGCGGTCTATTTAGATAGACATACCTTTGAACATAGTGGTATTTTATTAAAAGCAGCCCATAATCTAGCTATGCATACACTGGCAGAACGGTTAAAAGAGCCATAG
- a CDS encoding IS6 family transposase — MKCRFSLSYRDLEEMMHMRGAKIDHSTLQRWVIKFILLIDQEVRKRKRPVGSSWRMDETYVKLNGKWIYLYRAVDRYGDTVDFFLSERRDKSLALSFFRKAIKDNNTPYKVVIDKSGSNKSALGALNTEIDQGHKIQIFQNKYLNNRVEQDHRFIKKRIKPMLGFKSFHSANITITGIENIRIIQKGQLIGSKKQVSTFENFAKLMAE, encoded by the coding sequence ATGAAATGTCGTTTTTCTTTAAGCTATAGAGACTTGGAAGAAATGATGCATATGAGAGGCGCAAAGATTGACCATTCTACTTTACAAAGGTGGGTCATTAAGTTCATTCTACTCATAGATCAAGAAGTAAGAAAAAGAAAACGCCCAGTTGGTAGTAGCTGGAGAATGGATGAAACTTACGTCAAACTAAATGGTAAGTGGATTTATTTATATAGAGCAGTAGATCGTTATGGAGATACAGTTGATTTTTTTCTAAGTGAACGTAGAGATAAGTCTTTAGCTCTTTCTTTTTTTCGTAAGGCTATCAAAGATAATAACACTCCATACAAAGTGGTAATTGACAAAAGCGGTAGTAATAAATCTGCGCTTGGTGCTTTAAATACAGAAATAGATCAAGGTCACAAGATTCAAATATTTCAAAATAAATATTTGAACAATAGAGTCGAACAAGATCATAGGTTTATCAAAAAACGGATAAAACCTATGTTGGGATTTAAAAGTTTCCATTCAGCTAACATTACCATTACAGGAATAGAAAATATTAGAATCATTCAAAAAGGACAATTAATCGGATCTAAAAAACAGGTATCTACTTTTGAGAACTTTGCTAAACTTATGGCCGAATAA
- a CDS encoding Npt1/Npt2 family nucleotide transporter, whose protein sequence is MKEAIALLKNSYATRWPIKSSRLKKNFSMAILMFLILLNQNLIRGIKDSLVVTLIGAEVLSFIKLFIEMPAGMVFVVIYTLLCNKTTTEKIFRGIILFFLFFFILFGFFLFPYQALLHPDPCMVDGYIKLHPHFKWFFMMWGKWTLVLFYVMGELWPMIVFTLLYWQLANTITKTEEANRVYFFWNLVGQANLLISSSIMVYFSRSDHVLLPFLRVRKTEIELKIAALMVVIMLLCLFILFVHKYIEKHIIYGKAVPLRIKTKLQLGLYESFKVVAKSKYLGLICILMISYSTVVHLIEGLWLHETSLFYKKNPTNFINYQGKVLFWTGICTLTCSCFGNTIIRKLSWLGASLVTPITTLAVGSLFFLFTIATNLNFLPETIIGISTLTIIIAIGGLQNVLAKGAKYALFDATKEMLYIPLDREMGTKGKAAVDILGSKIGKSVGAIVQVISYTIFATAQPNQLAPFSMVLFILICITWIAAVAMLSKKYHRLIKKSDYPTFN, encoded by the coding sequence ATGAAAGAAGCAATCGCCTTATTAAAAAATTCGTATGCTACGCGCTGGCCTATTAAAAGCAGTAGGCTAAAAAAAAATTTTTCTATGGCCATCTTAATGTTTCTTATTCTACTGAATCAAAATTTAATTCGTGGCATAAAAGACAGTCTTGTCGTTACCTTAATAGGAGCAGAGGTATTGAGTTTTATCAAACTATTTATTGAAATGCCTGCAGGGATGGTATTTGTAGTGATTTATACTCTCTTATGTAATAAGACAACCACAGAAAAGATCTTTAGAGGGATTATACTTTTTTTTCTCTTTTTTTTCATCCTATTTGGCTTTTTTTTATTCCCTTATCAAGCGCTATTACACCCTGATCCTTGTATGGTAGATGGTTATATTAAGCTCCATCCCCATTTTAAATGGTTTTTTATGATGTGGGGAAAATGGACCTTGGTACTTTTCTATGTAATGGGTGAACTTTGGCCTATGATTGTTTTTACTTTATTATATTGGCAGCTGGCCAATACCATAACTAAAACAGAAGAAGCAAACCGGGTTTACTTTTTTTGGAATTTGGTTGGACAAGCTAATCTACTTATTTCCAGCAGTATTATGGTTTACTTTTCTCGTAGTGATCATGTTTTATTGCCCTTTCTAAGGGTACGTAAAACAGAAATAGAACTGAAAATAGCTGCTCTTATGGTGGTTATTATGCTCTTGTGTCTCTTTATACTATTTGTACACAAATATATTGAAAAGCATATCATCTATGGTAAAGCGGTGCCCCTTCGCATAAAGACCAAACTACAATTGGGTCTCTATGAAAGTTTTAAAGTAGTGGCCAAGTCTAAATACCTCGGCTTAATCTGTATATTGATGATTTCTTACTCCACAGTGGTTCATTTAATAGAAGGACTCTGGCTCCATGAAACCAGTCTTTTTTATAAAAAAAACCCTACAAATTTTATTAATTATCAAGGAAAAGTTTTATTCTGGACAGGCATTTGCACGCTTACTTGTTCTTGCTTCGGCAATACAATTATTCGGAAACTAAGTTGGCTAGGTGCATCACTGGTTACACCTATTACAACACTGGCAGTGGGCAGCTTGTTTTTCCTTTTTACAATAGCGACGAATTTGAATTTTTTACCAGAGACTATAATCGGTATATCCACTTTAACCATTATTATAGCTATAGGTGGTCTACAAAATGTATTGGCTAAAGGGGCTAAATATGCTTTGTTTGATGCAACCAAAGAGATGTTATACATTCCTTTAGACCGTGAGATGGGTACAAAAGGCAAAGCAGCAGTGGATATACTAGGTAGCAAAATAGGAAAATCTGTAGGTGCGATTGTACAAGTCATTAGTTATACCATTTTTGCTACGGCACAACCCAATCAACTGGCACCATTTTCAATGGTATTATTTATCTTAATTTGCATCACTTGGATTGCAGCAGTAGCCATGCTCTCAAAAAAATACCATAGACTAATAAAAAAGTCCGATTACCCTACTTTTAACTAA
- a CDS encoding FtsW/RodA/SpoVE family cell cycle protein, with protein sequence MKQLIKAKLKGDPIIWGIAFIFSHLSILAVYSASSSLAYRQMHHNTEYYLIRQALLIGGGLAAMWLSHRIDYRYYAAIAKVALWMSIPLLLVTWQYGLKLNEASRWLNIPFINKSFQPSDLAQLSLIIRIAHMLAKQQKNITCFRAACLPMLIWSGLISGLIALTNFSCAILLFATCLTLMFIGRIPIKYLLIIVLTGILVGGGGLIWGQRGRTALKRIEGFIKGTVSFQAEQSYIAIATGGLLGKGPGNSTQRNFLPHPYSDFIYAILIEEYGLIGGIFILVLYLLLLYRSIALLPTASSYYGGILATGISLLIVFQALLNMSIAVGLGPVTGLPLPFVSMGGTSVLFTGIALGILLSIGQGVIDTELIHLQKAVAGIRYNRYKKNGGDE encoded by the coding sequence ATGAAGCAGTTGATTAAAGCAAAACTAAAAGGAGATCCCATTATATGGGGCATTGCTTTTATATTCTCCCACCTGAGTATTCTAGCGGTTTATAGCGCTTCTAGTTCTTTAGCCTATAGACAAATGCACCACAATACGGAATATTATTTGATAAGGCAGGCACTGCTTATAGGTGGCGGATTAGCTGCAATGTGGTTAAGTCACCGGATTGATTACCGCTACTATGCCGCTATCGCTAAAGTTGCACTTTGGATGTCTATTCCACTCTTGCTTGTAACCTGGCAGTATGGACTGAAATTAAATGAAGCTTCTCGTTGGCTGAATATCCCTTTTATCAACAAATCTTTTCAACCATCTGACCTAGCACAACTTTCCCTTATTATACGGATCGCCCATATGCTAGCCAAACAACAAAAAAATATTACTTGCTTTAGAGCTGCCTGTTTGCCTATGTTAATCTGGTCTGGCCTGATTAGTGGGTTAATTGCTTTAACCAATTTTTCTTGTGCGATTTTATTATTTGCCACCTGCTTGACCCTTATGTTCATTGGTAGAATCCCTATTAAGTATTTACTCATTATTGTACTTACTGGTATATTAGTTGGAGGCGGCGGATTAATCTGGGGCCAACGTGGGAGAACAGCCCTTAAACGAATAGAGGGATTTATCAAAGGTACTGTCTCCTTTCAAGCTGAACAATCTTACATTGCTATTGCAACAGGTGGACTTTTGGGTAAAGGACCTGGTAATAGCACCCAACGCAACTTCTTACCCCATCCCTATTCAGACTTTATTTATGCCATCTTAATTGAAGAGTATGGCCTTATAGGCGGTATATTTATCCTAGTGCTCTATTTGCTTTTACTATATAGATCGATTGCTTTATTGCCTACAGCTTCTAGTTATTATGGGGGAATTTTAGCTACAGGTATAAGCCTTTTAATTGTATTTCAAGCTTTATTGAATATGTCAATTGCAGTAGGTCTCGGCCCTGTTACAGGCCTTCCTTTACCATTTGTGAGTATGGGTGGCACTTCCGTTTTATTTACGGGTATTGCATTAGGCATTCTATTAAGCATTGGTCAAGGTGTAATCGATACAGAACTGATACATTTACAAAAAGCAGTGGCCGGCATTCGCTATAATAGATACAAAAAAAATGGCGGAGATGAATAG
- the nusA gene encoding transcription termination factor NusA, which produces MDNNKLVESFAEFAKSKNIDRPTVIRILEDVLRAVMLSKFGNSDNFDIIINLDKGDLQIWRFREVVTDDAADRCAPDKIPLSEARKIEADFELGEELSEEIKISDFGRRLILTAKQMLVQKVRELEKESLYNKYEQLVGCLITAEVNQILSKEIILLDDEWNELFLPKSEQIPKDQFKKGEHVRAVISKVGIHNAIPRVILSRTSPIFLEKLFENEIPEIQDGLIAIKKIVRDPGARAKVAVETFDDRIDPVGACVGIKGSRIHGIVKEVQYENIDIINYTDNLELYITRALSPACINRIEQRNDRISVYLDPNQVALAIGKGGQNIKLASRLIGKELDVYRDLPSHLEQHDIPLSEFNETIEPWILEELYKIGLDSARSVLTLSKTTLEERIDLEQETIDEIYAILDQALNR; this is translated from the coding sequence ATGGATAATAATAAATTAGTAGAGTCATTTGCAGAATTTGCCAAATCTAAAAATATTGATCGCCCCACCGTCATACGTATTTTAGAAGATGTATTGCGTGCAGTTATGCTTAGCAAATTTGGGAATAGTGATAATTTTGATATCATCATCAACCTTGATAAAGGAGACCTCCAGATATGGCGTTTTCGTGAAGTAGTAACAGATGATGCAGCAGATAGATGCGCCCCTGATAAAATACCCCTTTCAGAGGCTAGAAAAATAGAGGCCGATTTTGAACTAGGAGAAGAACTATCTGAAGAAATTAAAATTTCCGATTTTGGCAGAAGGCTGATTCTGACTGCCAAGCAAATGCTGGTACAAAAAGTTCGAGAACTGGAAAAAGAATCGCTCTATAATAAATATGAACAACTGGTGGGTTGCCTAATTACAGCTGAAGTCAATCAAATTTTAAGCAAAGAAATTATTTTATTAGATGACGAATGGAATGAACTTTTCTTACCAAAATCAGAACAAATACCTAAGGATCAGTTTAAAAAAGGGGAGCATGTTCGTGCCGTTATCTCCAAGGTAGGGATTCATAATGCAATACCTCGAGTGATACTTTCTAGGACATCACCTATTTTTTTAGAAAAATTATTTGAAAATGAGATTCCTGAAATCCAAGATGGACTTATTGCCATAAAAAAAATCGTACGGGATCCCGGTGCGCGTGCAAAGGTGGCTGTTGAAACTTTTGACGACAGAATCGATCCAGTTGGCGCTTGTGTAGGTATCAAAGGGTCTCGCATACACGGTATCGTCAAAGAAGTTCAGTACGAAAACATTGACATTATTAATTATACTGATAATTTAGAATTGTATATTACACGTGCCCTGAGCCCTGCATGTATCAATCGAATCGAACAAAGAAATGATAGGATCTCTGTCTACTTGGATCCCAATCAAGTAGCACTAGCAATTGGGAAAGGAGGCCAAAATATTAAACTAGCGAGTCGGCTAATTGGCAAAGAACTAGATGTGTATAGGGATCTGCCCAGCCATTTAGAACAGCATGATATTCCACTTTCGGAGTTTAATGAGACCATTGAACCTTGGATTTTGGAGGAACTGTATAAAATTGGGTTAGACTCTGCTAGAAGTGTTTTAACCTTGTCCAAAACAACCCTTGAGGAACGTATAGATTTAGAACAAGAAACAATAGACGAAATCTATGCCATATTAGATCAAGCGCTTAATCGTTGA
- the infB gene encoding translation initiation factor IF-2 has protein sequence MNQEKNMRLSQVARKLNVGTETLASFLAQKGFVVDNKPNAKITIEQFNLLATEFVSAGMDKEEAAHVTIGKTYLNIVAPSEAPPTPPAHYEASVPVLPGLKTIGKIDLTTEKTKAKVPSMVPSTPAETAEIHPPITEADAKADQESVKPAPLKPDKISFSEPLKRPTIVGKMTLSEPTFRKHHQNSGTLSQKSNGGIGTSKTGRTKVQNRFKKGIDNAATARPIHGKKIGLSNFNAHPNDFRKDPKLSPKEQEGVSSQEIESQIKRTLAKLNQGTGDGTRAKYKKDRRTAHLKAEEKRQNQEKKAEKILKITEFISASELASFMDTTVNEVLSTCMSLGMIISINQRLDAEAITVVADEFGYSVEFVAIQEEEVYQDIEEASGPLVERPPIVTIMGHVDHGKTSLLDYIRTTKVAAKEAGGITQHIGAYAITTDQNKKIVFLDTPGHEAFTAMRTRGAQVTDIIVILIAADDSIMNQTKESISHAQVAGCPIIIAINKMDKPQANPEKVKQDLANLNILVEDWGGKYQCQEISAKTGQGVNELLEKILLEAALLNLQATPSRKSKGTIIESFLDPGRGYISTAIVQDGTLRVGDIILAGVYYGKVKAMLNHQNIAQKIAPPGTAVQVLGLNGPPRAGDTFRVMDTIKEVGELAQKKQQLLREQGLRTKSQLTLDEIGRRLAVGNFKELNIIIKGDMDGSIEALADALLSLSHEEVGVNILHKCVGAVSESDVLLAAASEAIIIAFHIKPSAQAKKLAEREGVEIKHYSIIYSVIDDVRNAVQGLLVPTIEEVPTGRAEVKKIFTFSKIGNIAGCQVQAGFIKQSNPIRVIRKEEVVFTGPIQTIKHGLEEIKQVKSVSECGIHIKNFDEIEVGDIIEGFERKEIKRQL, from the coding sequence ATGAATCAAGAAAAAAACATGCGACTTAGCCAAGTGGCTCGAAAATTAAATGTAGGAACAGAGACCCTTGCTTCTTTTTTAGCTCAAAAAGGATTTGTGGTAGATAACAAGCCCAACGCTAAAATAACGATCGAACAATTTAACCTATTGGCTACTGAATTCGTCTCAGCTGGTATGGATAAAGAAGAAGCTGCACATGTAACCATTGGTAAAACCTATCTAAACATCGTTGCCCCATCTGAAGCGCCCCCTACTCCACCTGCTCATTATGAAGCTTCTGTTCCAGTTTTACCTGGGTTAAAAACAATTGGAAAAATTGACTTAACTACTGAAAAAACGAAAGCTAAAGTTCCTTCTATGGTTCCCTCTACTCCGGCTGAGACGGCAGAAATACACCCACCCATAACGGAAGCCGATGCGAAGGCAGATCAAGAAAGCGTCAAACCAGCCCCTCTTAAGCCAGATAAAATATCTTTCTCAGAACCCCTTAAAAGGCCTACCATCGTAGGTAAAATGACGCTATCTGAACCTACTTTTAGAAAGCACCACCAGAACAGTGGTACGCTATCCCAAAAATCCAACGGTGGCATCGGTACATCTAAAACAGGGCGTACAAAAGTACAAAATAGGTTCAAAAAGGGTATAGATAACGCTGCTACAGCTAGACCTATACATGGTAAAAAAATAGGATTATCTAATTTTAATGCACACCCAAATGATTTTCGAAAAGATCCCAAATTAAGCCCAAAAGAACAAGAAGGCGTATCCTCCCAAGAAATAGAAAGTCAAATCAAAAGAACCTTAGCAAAATTAAACCAAGGTACCGGCGATGGAACGCGCGCTAAATATAAAAAAGACAGGCGTACTGCCCACCTAAAAGCTGAAGAAAAACGTCAAAATCAAGAAAAAAAAGCAGAAAAAATCCTAAAAATCACGGAATTTATTTCAGCTAGTGAACTTGCCTCTTTTATGGACACTACGGTCAATGAAGTACTTTCTACTTGTATGTCCTTAGGTATGATTATATCCATCAACCAACGTCTGGATGCAGAAGCCATCACAGTAGTTGCGGATGAGTTTGGCTATAGTGTAGAATTTGTTGCCATACAAGAAGAAGAGGTCTATCAAGATATAGAAGAGGCCAGTGGTCCACTAGTAGAACGTCCTCCTATTGTAACCATTATGGGACACGTAGACCATGGCAAAACTTCATTATTAGATTACATTCGTACTACAAAAGTAGCTGCGAAAGAAGCTGGCGGTATTACCCAGCACATTGGAGCCTATGCCATTACGACCGATCAAAACAAAAAAATTGTCTTTTTAGATACACCTGGCCATGAAGCTTTCACAGCCATGCGTACCAGGGGTGCACAGGTAACCGATATTATTGTAATCTTGATCGCTGCAGATGATAGCATCATGAACCAAACTAAAGAGTCCATTAGCCACGCGCAAGTAGCAGGTTGTCCTATTATTATTGCCATCAATAAAATGGATAAACCACAAGCCAACCCAGAGAAGGTTAAACAAGATTTGGCCAATCTTAACATCTTAGTGGAGGATTGGGGTGGAAAATACCAGTGCCAAGAAATATCAGCTAAAACAGGGCAAGGCGTCAACGAACTGCTGGAAAAAATTCTGCTAGAAGCTGCTCTATTAAACTTACAAGCCACACCCTCTAGAAAGTCCAAGGGGACCATTATTGAGTCTTTTTTAGATCCCGGTAGGGGATATATATCTACTGCCATTGTACAAGATGGCACCTTACGGGTAGGCGATATTATACTAGCAGGTGTCTACTATGGAAAGGTTAAAGCGATGTTAAACCACCAAAACATAGCGCAAAAAATAGCGCCTCCCGGTACAGCTGTGCAAGTATTGGGATTAAATGGTCCCCCCAGAGCAGGAGATACTTTTCGTGTGATGGATACTATAAAAGAAGTAGGCGAATTGGCCCAAAAAAAGCAACAGCTGTTGCGCGAGCAGGGATTGCGCACAAAATCTCAACTTACCCTAGATGAAATTGGACGTCGTTTAGCGGTAGGGAACTTCAAGGAGCTTAATATTATCATTAAAGGGGATATGGATGGTTCCATTGAAGCATTGGCCGATGCACTGCTTAGCCTATCCCATGAAGAAGTAGGCGTCAATATTTTACACAAGTGTGTAGGAGCCGTCTCAGAGTCCGACGTGCTCCTTGCGGCTGCTTCTGAAGCTATTATCATTGCTTTTCATATTAAACCATCTGCACAAGCTAAAAAATTGGCTGAAAGAGAAGGGGTAGAGATTAAACACTATTCCATTATTTATAGTGTTATAGATGACGTACGCAATGCAGTACAGGGACTTTTGGTGCCCACTATCGAAGAAGTACCTACCGGTCGAGCAGAGGTTAAAAAGATCTTTACTTTTTCAAAAATCGGTAATATTGCAGGATGTCAAGTGCAAGCAGGTTTTATCAAACAATCTAACCCCATACGTGTCATTCGGAAAGAGGAAGTTGTATTTACAGGTCCCATTCAGACTATAAAGCATGGACTAGAAGAGATCAAACAAGTAAAATCTGTCTCTGAATGCGGTATACATATTAAAAATTTTGACGAAATTGAAGTAGGGGATATTATAGAGGGTTTTGAGCGAAAAGAAATCAAACGACAGCTTTAA
- a CDS encoding RluA family pseudouridine synthase: MKPDRPFQRLLKAHLMTVTNENCNLRIDKFLSDFLNISRHKVQSAIAQEWVSVNGQPIKSNYKVQPKDAIIAHIPTATEAATLTPEAIPLDIVYEDDHLLVVHKPAQMVVHPDTAHQTGTLAHGLLHRYKNLPLKDDMPTRPGLVHRIDKDTSGLLVVAKTAESLAHLSRQFYNHTVKRIYHALVWGNPENGCGTIDLNIGKSRRHQKSLAFPDGKKAVTHYQVIKPLQQVALVACRLETGRTHQIRVHMQQIGHPVFGDPQYGGDAIVKGQRYASYKAFIRNCFKLMPYQALHAAVLGFNHPVTGAPLSFEAALPENFVKLIEQWEKYNTARMDHVAQDKTFDQTSLPLFQ, encoded by the coding sequence ATGAAACCAGATCGCCCATTTCAAAGGCTTTTAAAGGCCCATCTAATGACCGTTACAAACGAAAATTGTAACTTGCGTATAGACAAATTTTTATCAGACTTTTTAAATATAAGTCGCCATAAAGTCCAATCAGCCATTGCACAGGAATGGGTTTCCGTTAATGGTCAGCCTATAAAATCCAATTATAAGGTTCAGCCTAAAGATGCAATCATAGCCCATATACCTACCGCCACGGAGGCAGCTACGCTGACGCCAGAAGCGATACCATTAGATATTGTATATGAAGATGACCACTTACTGGTTGTCCACAAACCAGCCCAGATGGTAGTCCATCCAGATACCGCCCATCAAACCGGAACATTGGCCCATGGGCTGCTCCATCGCTATAAAAATTTACCTTTAAAAGACGATATGCCGACCCGGCCTGGCTTGGTACATCGGATTGATAAAGATACATCTGGTCTATTGGTAGTCGCCAAAACAGCAGAAAGTTTGGCCCATTTGTCCCGTCAATTTTACAACCATACGGTCAAACGGATTTACCATGCATTGGTTTGGGGCAACCCTGAAAATGGATGCGGCACCATCGATTTAAATATTGGGAAAAGCCGCCGCCATCAAAAAAGCTTAGCTTTCCCAGATGGGAAAAAGGCTGTTACCCATTATCAGGTCATCAAGCCACTACAGCAGGTTGCCCTTGTAGCCTGTAGATTAGAAACAGGGCGTACCCATCAGATTCGCGTCCATATGCAACAGATCGGTCACCCCGTCTTCGGTGATCCGCAATATGGTGGTGATGCAATCGTTAAGGGTCAACGCTATGCTTCCTATAAGGCGTTTATACGCAACTGCTTTAAACTAATGCCTTACCAGGCACTCCATGCAGCCGTATTGGGCTTTAACCACCCGGTTACTGGCGCACCACTCTCCTTTGAAGCGGCTTTACCAGAAAATTTTGTTAAACTCATAGAGCAATGGGAAAAATACAACACCGCTCGTATGGACCATGTTGCGCAAGATAAAACATTTGATCAAACAAGTCTTCCACTTTTCCAATAG
- a CDS encoding ComEA family DNA-binding protein codes for MIKQVFHFSNRESNSLLAMVTFMLVAVIAPKVVQLYYSYKPDHGADTALLEKQLALLQANRDRLVPLDINSTTAEPLLVIEGITQPLALRILRYRDKLGGFVSVDQYKEVYGLSGRLRAKLIQRTTIQTGYQPKKVSLNRATRKQLAAHPYISYGMAQAIIDYRKREGKFTTLHAIQTLPGYHPDWGKKVMPYLSL; via the coding sequence TTGATCAAACAAGTCTTCCACTTTTCCAATAGGGAAAGCAATAGCTTACTAGCTATGGTTACCTTTATGCTAGTGGCCGTTATAGCCCCTAAAGTAGTACAGCTATACTACAGCTATAAACCAGACCATGGTGCAGACACCGCGTTATTGGAAAAACAGCTGGCCTTATTGCAAGCCAATAGGGATAGATTGGTCCCATTGGATATAAACAGCACTACGGCAGAACCACTACTAGTCATAGAGGGGATAACCCAACCACTTGCCCTTAGAATCCTACGGTATAGAGACAAATTGGGTGGGTTTGTTTCCGTTGACCAATACAAAGAAGTATATGGCTTATCTGGCCGTCTGCGCGCCAAACTCATCCAGCGCACCACTATACAAACAGGCTATCAACCTAAAAAAGTATCCTTAAACCGGGCAACCCGTAAGCAGTTGGCTGCACATCCCTATATTTCATATGGTATGGCCCAAGCCATTATAGATTACAGAAAACGCGAAGGAAAATTTACTACCTTACATGCCATTCAAACACTACCGGGCTACCACCCAGATTGGGGAAAAAAAGTAATGCCCTATCTCTCCCTTTAA